A single window of Clostridia bacterium DNA harbors:
- a CDS encoding DUF3311 domain-containing protein, with the protein MSKAWYVLLLLPFIATLFPSLYNSWNPTLFGFPFFYWYQMLWVILSAACTGLVYLAERRTSAARK; encoded by the coding sequence ATGTCCAAGGCGTGGTATGTGCTTCTACTCCTGCCGTTCATTGCCACATTATTCCCTTCGCTCTACAACTCATGGAATCCTACATTATTCGGCTTTCCCTTTTTCTATTGGTACCAGATGCTCTGGGTGATCCTGTCGGCGGCGTGCACGGGACTTGTCTATCTAGCCGAACGCCGGACGTCGGCCGCGCGGAAGTGA
- a CDS encoding sodium:solute symporter family protein, with protein sequence MDATELMVFLFFFALVTVLGFVAAHWQRGDLSLLDEWGLAGRRFGTIISWFLIGGDLYTAYTFIAVPALMFGAGATGFFAVPYTIIVYPFIFVVIPRLWAVARKHGYITGADFIRGRYDSHGLALALAVTGILATMPYIALQLVGMQAVLQAMGLAGSTGLMKDLPLIIAFAILALYTYTSGLRAPALVAVVKDLMIYITILAAIFVIPAKLGGFGHIFKAADDALNGATLLAPKGYAPYATLALGSALALFFYPHAITAVLSTKNDRVLKRNAVLLPLYTLLLGFIALLGYMARAAQVDVQGNNQMAVPLLFAQVFPHWFAGFAYAAIVIGALVPAAIMSIAAANLFTRNIYKEYFRPGCTPQEEAQVAKLVSLIVKVGALVFVVGIPLTFAINLQLLGGIWILQTVPMLVVGLYTKWFHRTALLIGWAVGMVLGTYLAWANAFKSSIYAVAGVGGYIGIWALLVNLAVVIVLSFVFHAIRLSNGKDETSPADYVPSSVSA encoded by the coding sequence ATGGACGCCACGGAGCTCATGGTCTTTTTGTTTTTCTTCGCGCTGGTGACGGTGCTCGGCTTCGTCGCGGCTCACTGGCAGCGCGGCGACCTGTCCCTGCTGGATGAGTGGGGCCTGGCCGGCCGTCGCTTCGGCACCATCATCAGCTGGTTCCTCATCGGCGGGGACCTCTACACCGCGTACACGTTCATCGCCGTGCCGGCCCTGATGTTCGGCGCGGGCGCCACGGGCTTCTTCGCCGTGCCGTACACGATCATCGTCTACCCGTTCATCTTCGTCGTCATCCCCCGTCTATGGGCCGTCGCAAGGAAACACGGGTACATCACCGGAGCGGACTTCATCCGCGGCCGCTACGACAGCCACGGACTCGCCCTGGCGCTCGCGGTCACGGGCATCCTCGCCACGATGCCGTACATCGCGCTCCAGCTGGTCGGCATGCAGGCGGTGCTGCAGGCCATGGGCCTCGCCGGCTCGACGGGGCTCATGAAGGATCTGCCGCTGATCATCGCGTTCGCCATCCTCGCGCTCTACACGTACACCAGCGGCTTGCGGGCGCCGGCGCTGGTCGCGGTCGTCAAGGACCTCATGATCTACATCACCATCCTCGCGGCGATCTTCGTCATCCCGGCCAAGCTGGGCGGTTTCGGCCACATCTTCAAGGCGGCCGACGACGCCCTCAACGGGGCGACGCTGCTCGCGCCGAAGGGGTACGCGCCCTACGCCACGCTGGCGCTGGGCTCGGCGCTGGCGCTCTTCTTCTACCCGCACGCCATCACCGCCGTGCTCAGCACGAAGAACGACCGCGTGCTGAAGCGGAACGCGGTGCTGCTCCCCCTCTACACGCTGCTGCTGGGCTTCATCGCGCTGCTGGGATACATGGCGCGGGCGGCGCAGGTCGACGTGCAGGGCAACAACCAGATGGCCGTGCCGCTGCTCTTCGCGCAGGTGTTCCCGCACTGGTTCGCCGGCTTCGCGTACGCCGCGATCGTCATCGGGGCTCTTGTGCCGGCCGCGATCATGTCGATCGCCGCGGCCAACCTGTTCACGCGGAACATCTACAAGGAGTACTTCCGGCCGGGGTGCACGCCGCAAGAGGAGGCGCAGGTGGCGAAGCTCGTGTCCCTCATCGTCAAGGTGGGCGCCCTGGTCTTCGTCGTCGGCATCCCGCTGACCTTCGCGATCAATCTGCAGCTCCTCGGCGGCATCTGGATCCTGCAGACGGTGCCGATGCTCGTCGTCGGCCTCTACACGAAGTGGTTCCACCGCACGGCGCTGCTGATCGGCTGGGCCGTGGGCATGGTGCTGGGCACCTACCTGGCGTGGGCGAACGCGTTCAAGTCGTCGATCTACGCCGTGGCCGGGGTGGGCGGCTACATCGGGATCTGGGCGCTTCTCGTGAACCTGGCGGTCGTCATCGTGCTGTCGTTCGTGTTCCACGCGATCCGCCTGTCGAACGGCAAGGACGAGACGTCGCCGGCCGACTACGTGCCGAGCAGCGTCAGCGCCTGA
- a CDS encoding MFS transporter, with the protein MPREAGWVSWAALGAVGWALVYADRAVFGPLLRPIAREFDVGPAALGLISTAFFLAYTALQLPAGVASDRIQPRWLLAGSFFGFGASVLLSGLAPSYAALVALAFAAGLFQSVYYPAQYAITSRTVPAAARGTATAVINGGMGVGVALGFAIGAAPFFLEHWRVLLVLAGACTIAVGAVFLARTPDHGGAKSQGTASAGVRAGTIGGADRPAKPQAIPWSRDLFWLCTMNFGSLFGFFFFLAWFPYYLQTTARLSGAALAAASALAPLVSAPAGVLWTRAFGERRLTALRLLFPLAGLSLGAMPFIHVPALLWAAILVYGLTGKLPTDPLILNETARRLPADQLGAGFGVLNFAGMLASVAAPAVAGIMAEATGTLSGPFVLSAGLLAAALGATFALAEARPRTARTAARG; encoded by the coding sequence GTGCCACGGGAGGCAGGTTGGGTTTCCTGGGCGGCGTTGGGTGCGGTCGGCTGGGCGCTGGTGTACGCGGACCGGGCCGTGTTCGGGCCGTTGCTGCGGCCGATCGCGCGCGAGTTCGACGTCGGACCGGCCGCGCTCGGGTTGATCAGCACAGCGTTCTTTCTGGCCTACACCGCCCTGCAGCTCCCGGCGGGCGTCGCCAGCGACCGGATCCAGCCGAGGTGGCTGCTGGCCGGCTCGTTCTTCGGGTTCGGCGCCAGCGTGTTGCTGTCCGGGCTCGCGCCCTCGTACGCGGCGCTCGTGGCGCTCGCGTTCGCGGCGGGGCTCTTCCAGTCCGTGTACTATCCCGCCCAGTACGCGATCACCTCCCGCACCGTGCCGGCGGCCGCGCGCGGCACGGCCACGGCCGTCATCAACGGTGGCATGGGCGTGGGCGTCGCGCTTGGTTTCGCCATCGGCGCGGCCCCGTTCTTTCTGGAGCATTGGCGCGTGCTGCTGGTTCTCGCGGGTGCCTGCACCATCGCGGTCGGCGCGGTGTTCCTGGCGCGGACGCCGGATCACGGCGGCGCCAAATCGCAGGGGACGGCGAGCGCCGGCGTTCGCGCCGGGACGATCGGCGGAGCGGACCGGCCCGCCAAACCGCAGGCGATCCCCTGGTCGCGCGATTTGTTCTGGCTCTGTACGATGAACTTCGGCTCGCTGTTCGGGTTCTTTTTCTTCCTCGCGTGGTTCCCGTATTATCTACAGACAACGGCGCGCCTGAGCGGCGCCGCGCTCGCGGCCGCGAGCGCCCTGGCCCCGCTCGTCTCCGCGCCGGCCGGCGTGCTGTGGACCCGGGCGTTCGGCGAGCGGCGGCTGACGGCGTTGCGCCTGCTCTTCCCGCTCGCGGGCCTGTCGCTGGGCGCGATGCCGTTCATCCACGTTCCGGCCCTCCTGTGGGCGGCCATCCTGGTCTACGGGCTCACGGGCAAGCTGCCGACGGATCCCCTGATCCTCAACGAGACGGCGCGACGCCTGCCCGCCGACCAGTTGGGCGCCGGCTTCGGCGTGTTGAACTTCGCCGGCATGCTGGCGTCCGTCGCGGCGCCCGCCGTGGCGGGGATCATGGCCGAGGCGACGGGGACGTTGAGCGGTCCCTTCGTCCTGTCTGCCGGCCTTCTGGCAGCTGCCCTAGGCGCGACGTTCGCGCTGGCGGAGGCCCGGCCGCGGACCGCGCGGACCGCGGCGAGGGGCTGA
- a CDS encoding LD-carboxypeptidase — MTLKPPVVRPGDTIGVVAPSWCGPATFPHRVERGAAFLESLGFKVRFGRHLFGARGYVSGAPEERAADIHDMFADPEVRVVLAAIGGDHSCHLLPRLDFDLIRRNPKVFMGFSDVTIGCSAEIDTERRFFAIVEPAVE, encoded by the coding sequence ATGACATTGAAACCGCCCGTGGTGCGACCGGGTGACACCATCGGCGTCGTCGCGCCGTCGTGGTGCGGACCCGCCACGTTCCCGCACCGCGTGGAGCGGGGCGCGGCGTTTCTCGAGTCCTTGGGGTTCAAGGTCCGGTTCGGGCGGCATCTCTTCGGCGCCCGGGGCTACGTGTCAGGGGCTCCCGAGGAGCGCGCGGCGGACATCCACGACATGTTCGCGGATCCCGAAGTGAGGGTCGTGCTCGCGGCCATCGGCGGCGACCACTCCTGCCATCTCCTGCCGCGCTTGGACTTCGACCTCATTCGCCGAAACCCCAAGGTGTTCATGGGGTTTTCCGACGTGACCATCGGATGCAGCGCCGAGATCGACACGGAACGCAGGTTTTTCGCGATCGTCGAACCGGCGGTGGAGTGA
- a CDS encoding DUF190 domain-containing protein, protein MGQDVPAKRLTIYVGEADRWRGIPLYHAIVLEARKLGLAGATVCRGLEGYGAHSRIHTTRILDLSSDLPVRIEIIDEPEKIARILPFLEQAVQEGLVVTEDVRVHLARPSEALRETDA, encoded by the coding sequence ATGGGCCAGGACGTCCCGGCGAAACGGTTGACGATCTACGTCGGTGAGGCCGATCGCTGGCGGGGCATCCCCCTCTACCACGCGATCGTCCTGGAGGCGCGGAAGCTCGGCCTCGCCGGCGCCACGGTGTGCCGCGGTCTCGAAGGCTACGGCGCCCACAGCCGCATCCACACCACGCGCATCCTCGATTTGTCCTCGGACCTGCCGGTCCGCATCGAGATCATCGACGAACCGGAGAAGATTGCACGCATCCTGCCGTTCCTGGAGCAGGCTGTGCAGGAGGGGCTCGTCGTCACGGAAGACGTGCGAGTGCATCTCGCCCGTCCCAGCGAAGCCTTGCGCGAAACGGACGCGTGA
- a CDS encoding CrcB family protein yields the protein MTYGAILLGGGLGAALRFGLSRLFAPWSAVVPLGTLVANLSASFVLALTVSATGAGAAAHPLAAAFWQAGVAGGLSTFSTFAYETFMMIQERDYTEAALNVGLNLAGGLAFAVLGTYVGGAVAG from the coding sequence TTGACGTACGGGGCCATCCTCCTCGGAGGCGGCTTGGGCGCGGCGCTGCGCTTCGGGTTGAGTCGGCTCTTCGCCCCCTGGAGTGCCGTCGTTCCGCTCGGCACGCTGGTCGCGAACCTGTCCGCCTCGTTCGTCCTGGCGCTGACGGTGTCCGCGACCGGCGCGGGCGCCGCCGCGCATCCGCTCGCCGCGGCGTTCTGGCAGGCCGGCGTCGCGGGCGGGTTGAGCACCTTCTCCACGTTTGCGTACGAGACGTTCATGATGATCCAGGAGCGCGACTACACGGAAGCCGCCCTCAACGTCGGGTTGAACCTGGCGGGCGGCCTTGCGTTCGCCGTGCTCGGAACGTACGTCGGCGGGGCGGTGGCCGGGTGA
- a CDS encoding CrcB family protein, which produces MYGLVFLGGALGSAARQLWVHAWPWPEAWSILAANALGSFGIGFVMSMALEADRLDDRWRLFLTTGVLGGFTTFSTYEVVAWEMGRRSAAIALLYAFGSVAATLLAVIFGQGLARWIWLRSPWLRARDPRPD; this is translated from the coding sequence ATGTACGGCTTGGTGTTTCTGGGCGGGGCGCTGGGGTCTGCGGCGCGGCAGCTTTGGGTGCATGCCTGGCCGTGGCCCGAGGCGTGGTCGATCCTGGCCGCGAACGCGCTTGGGTCGTTTGGCATCGGCTTCGTCATGTCGATGGCACTGGAAGCTGACCGGCTTGACGATCGCTGGCGTCTCTTCCTGACGACGGGCGTGCTGGGCGGCTTCACGACCTTTTCCACGTATGAGGTCGTCGCGTGGGAAATGGGGCGGCGGTCCGCCGCCATCGCGCTGCTGTACGCGTTCGGTTCCGTGGCCGCCACGCTGTTGGCGGTGATCTTCGGGCAAGGCCTGGCGCGATGGATCTGGCTGCGGAGTCCATGGTTGCGCGCGCGAGACCCGCGGCCCGACTGA
- a CDS encoding MFS transporter, giving the protein MNAAGAGVENGKRAGRASTPRARAMSFIILVGVVSLFADMTYEGARSATAPFLQSLGASAGVVGLVAGLGELLGYGLRLASGYISDRTRRYWLITGIGYAVNLLAVPLLALAGNWPLAAALMLLERIGKGVRTPARDAMLSHATSQVGHGFGFGLHEALDQIGAVTGPLIVASIVYAHGSYRSGFAALAVPAALALVTLLCARFTFADPRSMEAEPQSEAGAPDPGRAAQAASKGFGRRFWVYVAFASLTVFGFVHFQVIAYHWKAAGVLPDAAIPLAFSVAMAVDALAALIAGRAYDRRGLGVLALMPLGSLAAVALIFGVQAIAPAGAAWPAWAGILAWGAAMGVQEATMRAAIPGMVPAEARATAYGMFNLAYGLAWFAGSAVNGFLYDVSPAAVVLLVAVAQVASLPILATLLRPAVWAQRGAPARH; this is encoded by the coding sequence ATGAACGCAGCCGGGGCTGGGGTCGAGAACGGGAAGCGCGCGGGGCGAGCGTCGACGCCTCGCGCGCGGGCGATGAGCTTCATCATTCTGGTCGGCGTCGTCAGCCTGTTCGCGGACATGACGTACGAGGGGGCGCGCAGCGCCACGGCGCCCTTTTTGCAGTCGCTGGGCGCGTCCGCGGGCGTCGTCGGCCTGGTGGCCGGCCTGGGAGAACTTCTGGGTTACGGGCTGCGATTGGCTTCGGGATACATCTCGGACCGCACACGAAGGTATTGGCTGATCACCGGGATCGGCTACGCGGTGAACCTGCTTGCGGTGCCGCTCCTGGCGCTGGCCGGCAACTGGCCGCTGGCCGCGGCGCTGATGCTCCTGGAGCGAATCGGCAAGGGCGTGCGCACGCCCGCGCGGGACGCGATGCTCTCCCACGCCACGAGCCAGGTCGGGCACGGCTTCGGCTTCGGCCTGCACGAAGCGCTGGACCAGATCGGCGCCGTCACCGGCCCGCTGATCGTGGCATCGATCGTGTATGCGCACGGCAGTTACCGTTCGGGGTTCGCGGCGCTCGCCGTGCCCGCCGCGCTCGCCCTGGTGACGCTCCTGTGCGCGCGCTTCACCTTCGCTGACCCCCGGTCGATGGAAGCGGAGCCGCAGTCCGAGGCCGGCGCCCCGGATCCCGGGCGCGCCGCACAAGCGGCGTCGAAGGGCTTCGGACGCCGGTTCTGGGTGTACGTCGCCTTCGCCTCGCTGACCGTGTTCGGCTTCGTGCACTTTCAGGTCATCGCGTACCACTGGAAGGCGGCCGGCGTGCTGCCGGACGCCGCGATCCCGCTCGCGTTCTCGGTGGCCATGGCCGTGGACGCGCTGGCGGCGCTGATCGCGGGACGCGCATACGACCGGCGCGGGTTGGGGGTTCTCGCGCTGATGCCGCTCGGCAGCCTGGCGGCCGTGGCGTTGATCTTCGGCGTCCAGGCGATCGCCCCGGCCGGCGCCGCGTGGCCGGCGTGGGCCGGCATCCTCGCCTGGGGCGCGGCCATGGGCGTGCAGGAGGCGACGATGCGCGCCGCCATCCCCGGCATGGTGCCGGCGGAGGCTCGGGCGACCGCGTACGGCATGTTCAACCTCGCCTACGGCCTGGCATGGTTTGCCGGAAGCGCCGTGAACGGGTTCCTCTACGACGTGTCGCCGGCGGCCGTGGTGCTGCTGGTCGCCGTTGCGCAAGTCGCAAGCCTGCCCATTTTGGCGACCCTTCTTCGACCTGCGGTGTGGGCGCAGCGCGGCGCCCCGGCGCGACATTGA
- a CDS encoding cell wall hydrolase, whose amino-acid sequence MSNRVARAVAAAAIATSTLFAATPILASPAHWHWVSGDIRPGLSYGDAGPAVRTLQGDLWHFGFNPGPADGYFGDRTLAALQAFQRRFGLPVTGVLDAATFAKILALGGWGPARGTAAVPADKPATPAPAPASGATGAGVQVSPAEVELLVHLVHAEANTEPLEGQIAVAAVVLNRVKSPLFPNTVRDVIYQPYQFESVGNYFFTTDPPTAQNREAVRRALAGEDPTHGALYFFAPAMTSNAFLWSLIQTAHIGNHIFGVPRS is encoded by the coding sequence TTGTCCAACCGCGTAGCGCGCGCCGTCGCGGCGGCCGCGATCGCGACATCCACCCTGTTTGCTGCCACGCCGATCCTGGCGAGCCCCGCCCACTGGCACTGGGTGAGCGGCGACATCCGTCCCGGTCTGTCTTACGGTGATGCGGGACCCGCCGTCCGAACGCTGCAAGGCGACCTGTGGCACTTCGGCTTCAATCCCGGCCCCGCCGACGGGTATTTCGGCGACCGCACGCTCGCCGCGCTGCAAGCGTTTCAGCGGCGTTTCGGGCTGCCGGTGACCGGCGTGCTCGACGCCGCGACCTTCGCGAAGATCCTGGCCCTTGGCGGATGGGGCCCGGCGCGCGGGACGGCTGCCGTTCCAGCGGACAAGCCGGCTACGCCGGCACCCGCTCCGGCGAGCGGCGCGACCGGCGCCGGCGTCCAGGTCAGCCCGGCCGAGGTCGAGCTCCTTGTGCACCTCGTCCACGCGGAAGCCAACACTGAGCCGTTGGAAGGCCAGATCGCCGTCGCGGCCGTGGTGCTGAACCGCGTGAAGAGCCCGCTGTTCCCCAACACCGTGCGAGATGTCATCTACCAGCCGTACCAGTTTGAATCGGTCGGGAACTACTTCTTCACCACGGACCCGCCGACGGCGCAGAATCGTGAGGCCGTCCGCCGCGCGCTGGCGGGCGAGGACCCGACGCACGGCGCGCTGTACTTCTTCGCGCCCGCGATGACCTCGAACGCCTTCCTTTGGAGCCTCATCCAGACGGCGCACATCGGCAACCACATCTTTGGCGTGCCGAGAAGCTGA
- a CDS encoding SIMPL domain-containing protein (The SIMPL domain is named for its presence in mouse protein SIMPL (signalling molecule that associates with mouse pelle-like kinase). Bacterial member BP26, from Brucella, was shown to assemble into a channel-like structure, while YggE from E. coli has been associated with resistance to oxidative stress.), which yields MQRWRQAVVVVALLVALAFVAGIPSVSADEPAPTGQPQEVHTITVVGQSETSVQPDMAQFSVGVRTVASTAQQAQSEVSTAARRLIDQLKAHGVGAGDIETSSYSLNPHYGDGSGRVDGFEADYMLRVTVRDLDALGSLLDATVASGANQIFGIQFLASNADAVQRGAYDDAVRDARRKAETLAAAAGARIVGVKDIELQDVYGPPIIYADVKQAPAAALPIQPGDQTLRTTVRVTYLIAP from the coding sequence ATGCAACGTTGGAGGCAGGCCGTCGTCGTCGTCGCGCTGCTCGTCGCCCTCGCGTTCGTCGCGGGCATCCCCTCCGTCTCGGCGGACGAGCCGGCGCCGACAGGGCAGCCGCAGGAAGTGCACACGATCACGGTCGTCGGGCAAAGCGAGACGTCCGTCCAGCCCGACATGGCCCAGTTCAGCGTCGGCGTCCGCACGGTGGCCTCGACCGCGCAGCAGGCGCAGTCCGAGGTCTCGACCGCCGCCCGGCGTCTCATCGACCAGTTGAAGGCGCACGGCGTGGGCGCCGGCGACATCGAGACGAGCTCCTATTCGCTCAACCCGCACTACGGGGACGGGTCCGGACGCGTCGACGGGTTCGAAGCCGACTACATGCTGCGGGTGACCGTCCGCGACCTGGACGCGCTCGGCAGCCTTCTGGACGCGACGGTGGCGTCGGGCGCCAACCAGATCTTCGGCATCCAGTTCCTCGCCTCGAACGCCGACGCGGTCCAGCGGGGCGCGTACGACGACGCCGTGCGCGACGCCCGCCGGAAGGCGGAGACGCTCGCCGCCGCGGCCGGAGCGCGCATCGTCGGGGTGAAGGACATCGAGTTGCAGGACGTGTACGGGCCGCCCATCATCTACGCCGACGTGAAACAGGCTCCCGCTGCCGCCCTGCCGATCCAACCCGGCGACCAGACATTGCGCACCACGGTGCGCGTGACGTACCTCATCGCTCCGTAG
- a CDS encoding OsmC family protein encodes MKVELQWQSGLLFDARTDRVSRPFPVAGSSDPAAGEPAGPTPKELLLVALAGCTGMDVASILEKMKEPVRSLRVTAEGEQTDEHPRVFKFFHIVYEVEGEGLSPDKVMRAVTLSQERYCGVSHMLKKAAPVTFEVRVNGTVVS; translated from the coding sequence ATGAAAGTCGAACTGCAGTGGCAATCCGGGCTCCTCTTCGACGCTCGCACCGACCGCGTATCCCGTCCCTTCCCCGTCGCAGGCTCCTCCGATCCGGCCGCCGGCGAGCCGGCCGGCCCCACTCCCAAGGAGCTCCTGCTTGTCGCCCTGGCGGGCTGCACCGGCATGGACGTCGCGTCGATCCTGGAAAAGATGAAGGAACCCGTCCGCTCCCTGCGCGTCACGGCGGAGGGCGAGCAGACGGACGAGCACCCCCGCGTCTTCAAGTTCTTCCACATCGTCTACGAGGTCGAGGGCGAAGGCCTGTCCCCCGACAAGGTGATGCGCGCGGTGACGCTGTCCCAAGAGCGGTACTGCGGCGTGAGCCACATGCTGAAGAAGGCGGCGCCCGTCACGTTCGAGGTGCGGGTGAACGGCACCGTCGTGTCGTAG